The Chlamydia trachomatis A/HAR-13 nucleotide sequence GCTTTTGTCATTAACTGTTGTATTCCTTTTGGAATGTATTATTCTCACAAGAAATTAATTAAATAAATTCTTTTGCACAGAAAAGGGCTTTGTAAAGGAGCTCTTTTCTTTCTAAGACTTACCTGGATTTCTAATTCGCAAATCTTTAAAATTTGCCTCATGTTTACACTACAATGTAGTCCTCCATGGACAAAATTAGGGAAACGTGTTGAAAGTTTAGTGCGCAAAGCGCTGTATACGCATGCTATGTTACAAAAGCATACGCGTATTGCTGTTGCCTTGAGTGGCGGTAAAGACAGCTTGTCTTTGCTACTCATGCTAAAAGCCATTTCTGGAAGAGGATTCCCAGAACTAACTATCCATGCTATCCATATTGGAGGGAAATATTCTTGCGGAGCGGCCGTCAGCGGGAATTATCTCTCTTCTATTTGTGATAAGATCCAAGTCCCTCTTATTTCTATCCCCTCCCCTTATGAAACAGAGAATCCTGAGTGCTATACCTGTTCTCGTATTAGACGTCGCCTTCTTTTTGATACAGCTAAAGCGGTAGGAGCGACCGCTGTCGCATTCGGACATCACCGAGATGATGTTGTCCAAACAACACTAATGAATCTTCTCCATAAAGCGGAATTTGCGGGCATGCTTCCTGTCGTTGACATGGTTAACTTTGGGATTACAATCCTACGCCCTCTTATTTTCATTCCCGAAGACCTGATCCGTAAATTTGCTAAGGAAAGCGGCTTTGCTCGAATCACTTGTCGTTGCCCCGTTATTTCCTTACGAACAAAAACTGAAGAAGCTTTAAAAACCTTGGAAACGATTTTCCCTCAAGCAAGACATAATATTGCTTTGGCTGTTCGAGAAACAGGACTTTCCAAAGCAAATCGCGTAGAACAATACGCCTCCTTATTAACAGAAGCCTAGTCCTTTCCCAGATTTAAATAAAAATTTGTATTAATCATAATACTTGGTTTATTTTTCTTATTATTTTAAAAAGATCTAATAGCTCATTACGCAGGTTTTTATGCGCAATGAAAAGTATAGGAGGGGACTCATGACAGAGATACGACGACTTCGCATTCTTATTACCAATGATGACGGTATCAAAGCCAAAGGAATCAGTCTGCTGATTTCTCTACTCCGTGAAGCTGACTTCGCCGATCTTTATATAGTAGCCCCTTTAGAAGAACAGTCTGGGAGAAGTATGGCTTTCTCATTAGTAGAGCCAACTACCCTTGAGCCTTTTGATTATCCTCAAAGAGTCCAAGAAGCTTGGGCTGTCACCGGCACTCCTGTTGACTGCGTGAAATTAGCTATAGGAGAACTCTTTAAAGAGAACGCTCTGGATCTTATTTTATCGGGTATTAATAATGGGAAAAATTCCGGACGCTGCCTTTATTACTCTGCCACTGTAGGAGCTATAAGAGAAGCGAATCTCCATGGAATTCCTGCGATAGCTCTTTCTCAAAGTGAGAATATCGCTTTTTTCCAAGAAGCTCATATGGCCTCCCTAATTCGTTCCTTATGCGAGTTTACCGTTGCTTATAAGCACACCGATCCCTTAGGACTTAATGTAAATTTCCCTGCTAGCACGGACGATTCTCCATGGAAAGGAATTCGTTTCACACTTTCTGGAAATGAATTCTTATTCGGTATCCCAAGATTAGTCCGTACGGAAGGAAATCGTCGTTACTATACGCTCTATGATATGCGAGATAAAGTATCCGAAGAGTTCTCTGAAGAGTATCTTGCTTTAGCAAATAACTATATTAGTGCGGCTCCACTAGTTTCTAAAAATACCCCTCGAGCAACCCTTTCCGAAGAAGAACTAGCTTTCCTAAAAGACTCTTTCGAACAATCTGTGTTGTGGAAAGCTTCTTTAAACTTAGAAGAAGATCTGGCTTAGTTATCTGTACGTTGAAACGAACTTCAACGTACTTTTTTCAGCAAGAAAAGCTCCTTCTGATTACAATACAAGATCTTTTACACCTATAATCCCATAATATTCGAAGGGTTTATGTCTAAGATTGTATTGATTCAGCAGCTTATCAAATGCAAATATGCTTTGTTTGCAGCACTATTTCTTGCATCTTCTACATTGTTCTGCTTTTCTCTCCCTTGCACCCCTTTTTCTCTCTTTTCCTTAGGCTCTATAAAAACGATCTCTCTAGGTGGAAGTGCATTTTTTATCGCCCGCGCTTTAGGAATGATCGTAAACCAAGTTGTGGACTGTGCTATTGATAAACGCAACCCTCGCACCCAATCACGGGTACTTCCTGCAGAGCTTCTTTCAATTAAACATTCCATGCTGCTTCTGACTCTCTGTCTTATCCTGTTTCTAAGCACTTGTTGGCTATTCAATCCTCTTTGCTTTTCTCTCGCAGTCTTATCTACCCTAATTATGATTATCTACCCTTACACAAAGCGTTTTACGTTTCTTTGTCACTGGATTTTGGGGCTGGTATACTATCTAGCAATACTCATGAACTTTTTTGCCATCATTGAGACTCCTTCTTTCTCTCTATTTTGCATGAGTTCTTTATTAGGAATTTCCTTTGGTATGATCATTGCAGCAAATGATATCATTTATGCACTGCAAGACGTAGAGTTTGATCAAAAAGAAGGTCTGTTTAGCATTCCTGCTCGATTTGGAACGAAACAAGCTATTACAATTGCTTCAGCTAATTTAATAGCTAGCGCAATAGCTTACCTTCTTATTGGTTATTTTGTTCCGAATAAAACCATCTTCTATCTATGCTCGCTTGTGCCTTTAACCGGTATTCTTCGCACAATTAAGCACTATTCTCTTATTGACCCAAGGGCTAAGTCTACTCTTCAACAAAATTTCTTTCTTGGGAACCTTTCCCTAGGTATCGCGTTTTTTGCTAATATGATTGGACTATTTTTACTAAGAGGAATCTTATGAAGCGCTACGTGGTGGGTATTTCCGGAGCATCTGGTATTGTATTGGCAGTCACATTAGTTTCTGAACTTGCCAGATTAGGACATCATATTGATGTCATCATATCGCCATCCGCACAAAAAACTCTTTATTATGAGCTAGATACCAAGTCTTTTTTATCTACGATCCCTCAAAATTTCCATAACCAGATTGTTCTTCACCATATATCCTCTATAGAAAGTTCTGTATCATCAGGCTCAAATACTGTAGATGCAACTATTATAGTCCCTTGCAGCGTAGCTACTGTTGCAGCAATCTCATGTGGTTTGGCCGATAATCTTTTAAGAAGAGTCGCTGATGTTGCTCTGAAAGAAAAAAGACCTCTGATTCTTGTACCACGAGAGGCTCCTCTATCCGCAATACATTTAGAAAACTTACTCAAGCTAGCACAGAATGGAGCTGTAATACTCCCTCCTATGCCTATTTGGTACTTTAAACCTCAGACTGCAGAAGATATAGCCAATGATATTGTGGGAAAAATCTTAGCCATTTTACAGCTAGATAGTCCCCTTATAAAAAGATGGGAGAACCCCCGCTAATAGGAGGTTCTCTTTTCGTTGATTACTTCATGTAAATTTTCAATAGCAATGAAGGCGCTAGGGTCTTCTCTGTGCACAATCTCTTTAAGCTGGGAAAGCTGCAACCGTTCGACAACGATATAAAGAAGATTTCGAGGCTCCCCAGAAAAACCACCTTCTGCATGCAAATAAGTTAACCCTACCCCTAAAGTCTCCATAAGAATGTTTCCTAATTTTCTAGGAAAAGAGGTAATGATAGTTACAGACTTAGTGTCTTCGAATCCTAAAATCACCATATCCATAACTTTAATAGCCACAGCATACGTTAGCAAAGACATAAAAGCTGTATGCCAATTGCGGTAAACAATGCCGCCCAAGGAAAAGATGAAGAAGTTTACGAACAAGATGACTTGCCCGACAGTATATCCTCTCTTCTTATTTACGATGATCCCTAAGATTTCCGTTCCGTCAGTTGCTCCTCCGTGACGAATAATCAATCCGCCTCCGGCTCCCAACACAACTCCACCAAGGACAATAGTTTCTATTTCTGAACCGTCAAAAATAAAGGGTTGTATTCCCAGCCACTCAGGCAAAACTTCTATAAGCCATAACCAGCAAGAAAAGATAATAACCGCAGTTATCATCTGTACAACGAAGCACTTCCCTATGCGCTTATAAGCCAAAATGATGAATGGCAAGTTAAACAACACTAAAAACACTGGAAGGAACTGATGCCCGAAAGAATGAGCTGCTATCATAGATAACCCAATGATCCCACCATCGATTAAATCGTTGGGAGTGAGAATTATATGAACACCGCAAGCGGCTAAAAATCCACCTATGATAAACCAACTAAGAGTCTTAGAAAAATATAGAGGGAAACTAAATTTTGTGAAACGTACGGTGTGAGCCATTGTTCACCCCCTTGGTTGAAGCTCGCGAGAGACGGGGCTCGAACCCGCAACTTCCGCCTTGACAGGGCGGCGCTCTAACCAGTTGAACTACTCCCGCGCAATCTTGGACACGACAGGATTTGAACCTATGACCCCCTGTGTGTAAGACAGGTGCTCTAACCGCTGAGCTACGCATCCAAAAGACTAGACGAGGACTTTATCAGAATAAATACTTTAAATACACTGTTTTTTGTTCACAACGCAATTTTTTTCAAAAAATCCAATAAAGCCCTAAAAGCCCTCGACTCTTTAGCAGAAAGTTGAACAATCGACTGCTCTTTTTCCTCTGCTCAATAAGTTCTCTAATCGCGATACAACAGCTTCTTGCTCTTTAACTAAATTCTCATTAGCAAGAAGACTTTTCTCTTGTGCAGCATGCATATCGGACACTTGTTGAGCATAGCGTTCTAAAATGTTCAGTTGGAATACACTAATGCTTTTAATTCTTGGTTTTCTTGCCGTAACAATTCTACTTGATCCTCAAGCATCTTTTGTTCAGCTTTGTCCAAAGACACTCGCTTCATACGCAAAAATAGTTTACAAAGCCCTAAACTCAAACAAACAGCGCCTAAGGCAGATAATATAACTCCAACACCTATCAAACCTGCAGAACTTCCTAAAAGGGCAAAAGATAACACCATACCTATTCCCAATAGAAGTGCTCCAATCAATGTAAATGCTACAGACGCAATCTTTCTACAAAGAGAACTATCACACTTTCTTTCTTTGACCGCTGAAACTACCTGATCTCCCGTAC carries:
- a CDS encoding tRNA 2-thiocytidine biosynthesis TtcA family protein, yielding MFTLQCSPPWTKLGKRVESLVRKALYTHAMLQKHTRIAVALSGGKDSLSLLLMLKAISGRGFPELTIHAIHIGGKYSCGAAVSGNYLSSICDKIQVPLISIPSPYETENPECYTCSRIRRRLLFDTAKAVGATAVAFGHHRDDVVQTTLMNLLHKAEFAGMLPVVDMVNFGITILRPLIFIPEDLIRKFAKESGFARITCRCPVISLRTKTEEALKTLETIFPQARHNIALAVRETGLSKANRVEQYASLLTEA
- the surE gene encoding 5'/3'-nucleotidase SurE, whose translation is MTEIRRLRILITNDDGIKAKGISLLISLLREADFADLYIVAPLEEQSGRSMAFSLVEPTTLEPFDYPQRVQEAWAVTGTPVDCVKLAIGELFKENALDLILSGINNGKNSGRCLYYSATVGAIREANLHGIPAIALSQSENIAFFQEAHMASLIRSLCEFTVAYKHTDPLGLNVNFPASTDDSPWKGIRFTLSGNEFLFGIPRLVRTEGNRRYYTLYDMRDKVSEEFSEEYLALANNYISAAPLVSKNTPRATLSEEELAFLKDSFEQSVLWKASLNLEEDLA
- a CDS encoding 4-hydroxybenzoate octaprenyltransferase, whose product is MSKIVLIQQLIKCKYALFAALFLASSTLFCFSLPCTPFSLFSLGSIKTISLGGSAFFIARALGMIVNQVVDCAIDKRNPRTQSRVLPAELLSIKHSMLLLTLCLILFLSTCWLFNPLCFSLAVLSTLIMIIYPYTKRFTFLCHWILGLVYYLAILMNFFAIIETPSFSLFCMSSLLGISFGMIIAANDIIYALQDVEFDQKEGLFSIPARFGTKQAITIASANLIASAIAYLLIGYFVPNKTIFYLCSLVPLTGILRTIKHYSLIDPRAKSTLQQNFFLGNLSLGIAFFANMIGLFLLRGIL
- a CDS encoding flavin prenyltransferase UbiX; amino-acid sequence: MKRYVVGISGASGIVLAVTLVSELARLGHHIDVIISPSAQKTLYYELDTKSFLSTIPQNFHNQIVLHHISSIESSVSSGSNTVDATIIVPCSVATVAAISCGLADNLLRRVADVALKEKRPLILVPREAPLSAIHLENLLKLAQNGAVILPPMPIWYFKPQTAEDIANDIVGKILAILQLDSPLIKRWENPR
- a CDS encoding YitT family protein; this translates as MAHTVRFTKFSFPLYFSKTLSWFIIGGFLAACGVHIILTPNDLIDGGIIGLSMIAAHSFGHQFLPVFLVLFNLPFIILAYKRIGKCFVVQMITAVIIFSCWLWLIEVLPEWLGIQPFIFDGSEIETIVLGGVVLGAGGGLIIRHGGATDGTEILGIIVNKKRGYTVGQVILFVNFFIFSLGGIVYRNWHTAFMSLLTYAVAIKVMDMVILGFEDTKSVTIITSFPRKLGNILMETLGVGLTYLHAEGGFSGEPRNLLYIVVERLQLSQLKEIVHREDPSAFIAIENLHEVINEKRTSY
- a CDS encoding inclusion membrane protein, with protein sequence MRCCCVRTNYEEVRSSSTGDQVVSAVKERKCDSSLCRKIASVAFTLIGALLLGIGMVLSFALLGSSAGLIGVGVILSALGAVCLSLGLCKLFLRMKRVSLDKAEQKMLEDQVELLRQENQELKALVYSN